The following are from one region of the Polyangiaceae bacterium genome:
- a CDS encoding LamG domain-containing protein, with translation MRRLVLAGVLFGLTQAFVGCAGGDDSNGGSGATGGTAGQGGSGNGGGGGGEPLTTLAAEDFCDELAAIACDADQGCCDSAAAWPGTGEGDTQPASCTTTQLAACRGGLGKLAQDPRTGYDAEAAASLVNQLRSAAGGCWEDQVDYASVVGIFKGTGTEGASCTPEATNTSGLQLASLSCSAELGCEIYLNASGEARGRCETRAEGICSHPLDCAADAWCDASGWKPGVTGHCNPLKANGWDCASDSQCESQFCDASKRCAATGPNRMCLTQPYASEVETDAPNLYFRMAEASGSMNDASGQGHSGTRMGDAASLSPGALTEDGDAALAFDGVDDGVEVAQGSIDASGGLAIELWFSFPETTFGEEGSPSYPILTFGAGDSLGVAAVINTNGELYVNLRDTMGEDHELINTDKKPSHTDWHHLVINYDGFLAETYLDGSKLAGLESVFVPDVSGKLRVGFTDAGSHFKGGMDEFAIYEKALPLGRLLEHRRIAKKGPARSWPVFSWFQ, from the coding sequence ATGCGACGCTTGGTTTTGGCTGGTGTTCTGTTCGGGTTGACGCAGGCTTTCGTGGGCTGCGCGGGTGGCGATGACTCAAACGGCGGCAGCGGCGCGACCGGCGGAACCGCAGGCCAAGGCGGCAGCGGCAACGGCGGCGGGGGCGGGGGTGAGCCGCTGACGACGCTCGCAGCGGAAGACTTCTGCGATGAGCTGGCAGCCATCGCCTGCGATGCGGACCAAGGCTGTTGCGACTCAGCCGCTGCCTGGCCAGGCACTGGTGAAGGGGATACCCAGCCCGCGAGCTGCACCACGACCCAGCTCGCTGCATGCCGCGGTGGCCTCGGCAAGCTCGCTCAAGATCCTCGCACCGGCTACGACGCAGAAGCCGCTGCTTCCCTGGTGAATCAGCTGCGGAGCGCCGCCGGCGGCTGCTGGGAAGACCAGGTCGACTACGCCTCCGTGGTCGGGATCTTCAAGGGCACCGGCACCGAAGGCGCGAGCTGCACTCCAGAGGCGACGAACACCAGCGGGCTGCAACTCGCTTCGCTGTCCTGCTCCGCAGAGCTCGGTTGTGAGATCTACCTGAACGCATCCGGCGAAGCTCGGGGCCGCTGTGAGACGCGCGCCGAAGGCATTTGTTCTCACCCTCTCGACTGCGCAGCGGACGCCTGGTGCGACGCGAGCGGCTGGAAGCCAGGCGTGACTGGTCACTGCAACCCGCTCAAGGCAAACGGCTGGGACTGTGCGAGCGACTCCCAGTGCGAGAGCCAGTTCTGCGATGCGTCCAAGCGCTGCGCCGCCACGGGACCGAACCGCATGTGCCTCACCCAGCCTTACGCCTCGGAGGTGGAGACCGATGCCCCCAACCTCTATTTCCGCATGGCAGAGGCTAGCGGCAGCATGAACGACGCTTCGGGTCAGGGTCACAGCGGCACACGCATGGGTGACGCGGCGTCCCTGAGCCCGGGCGCGCTAACCGAAGACGGCGACGCCGCGCTGGCGTTCGACGGCGTGGATGACGGCGTGGAGGTCGCCCAGGGCAGTATCGACGCGAGCGGTGGCTTGGCCATCGAGCTGTGGTTCAGCTTCCCGGAGACGACGTTCGGCGAGGAAGGCTCACCGAGCTACCCCATCCTGACGTTCGGTGCGGGAGACTCCCTCGGCGTCGCTGCGGTGATCAACACGAACGGCGAACTCTACGTCAACCTGCGCGATACGATGGGCGAGGATCACGAGCTGATCAACACCGACAAGAAGCCGAGCCACACGGACTGGCACCACCTGGTGATCAACTACGATGGATTCCTAGCGGAAACGTATCTCGACGGCAGCAAGCTCGCGGGCCTGGAGTCGGTGTTCGTGCCCGACGTGAGTGGCAAGCTGCGTGTCGGCTTCACTGACGCGGGGAGCCACTTCAAGGGCGGCATGGATGAGTTCGCCATCTACGAAAAGGCGCTGCCCTTGGGCCGCCTGCTCGAGCACCGACGCATCGCCAAGAAGGGCCCCGCGCGCTCCTGGCCGGTGTTCAGCTGGTTCCAGTGA
- a CDS encoding VCBS repeat-containing protein, with protein sequence MRFTSSWLAPLAVLVWSSIANAAPEPPTPSFGAAIDGFASYVGQTTCDPSEKPGVAGFRDLLLDTYPGTRNLGIIRGCSVGGTSEHKEGRAFDWGVNYYNGTERDIAYTVIDWLLKTDQHGNACAIARRFGVMYMIWNRQIWSAYRSPNGSCAASGWSGYSGSNPHTDHVHLSFSWAGARKDTTWWDGGGPVCTPHTEVCNGKDDDCDGQVDENATAEVCNGKDDDCDGKIDEDLVRTCGSDVGECKQGHETCNAGKWGACEGAIGPQTEACDELDNDCDGETDDEQVCELEEAWQAALFDSGNHSDINGDGGADLCALSESGISCALSRGNRFDPTPEVNVFDADLASPGVFSTLRVGDVSGDGRADVCLRLPEGVRCWQGTDTGLGDAILGPELSDAKGWGKTEYFSAVRLADIDGDEKADLCARGKDGLACYPSRGTSFGDARILTALSDAAGFDDVNRYGTLRLGDVDGDGKSDVCAREAQGMACWLATDSGFVERIAGPGWSDEAGWSDWHNWSTIRLADVNGDGRSDLCARENEALRCYLFDGTGFTERLDGPALPAPLWDTRTALASIRMADLDGDGKSDVCVRSEQGLDCWLATDTGFDRRVLGPALAETDGWALPQNYRTLRLGDINGDNRADICGRSRDGIKCWPYEGGGFGWEVSGPQWSDGAGWDLPERYHSIRLSGVLGGGEVGTGGAGGMPHGNGGGAGAASGGAASGGAGGDATQPSSCSIAAHTGNSQQTSWIGLMSLLSWGLLRRRGNGAKETRRD encoded by the coding sequence ATGCGCTTCACTTCCTCATGGCTAGCCCCGCTGGCTGTGCTGGTCTGGTCCAGCATTGCCAACGCCGCCCCCGAGCCCCCGACACCAAGCTTCGGTGCGGCCATCGATGGCTTCGCGTCGTACGTGGGACAGACCACCTGCGATCCAAGCGAAAAGCCAGGCGTCGCTGGTTTCCGGGATCTGCTGCTCGACACCTACCCAGGCACACGAAACCTGGGGATCATCCGCGGCTGTAGCGTCGGCGGCACCAGCGAGCACAAGGAAGGGCGCGCCTTCGACTGGGGCGTCAACTACTACAACGGCACCGAGCGCGACATCGCGTACACGGTGATCGACTGGCTGCTCAAAACGGATCAGCACGGAAACGCCTGTGCCATCGCCCGTCGCTTTGGCGTGATGTACATGATCTGGAACCGCCAGATCTGGAGCGCTTATCGTTCGCCAAACGGCAGCTGCGCTGCCTCTGGCTGGTCTGGCTACAGCGGCAGCAATCCCCACACGGATCACGTGCACCTGAGCTTCTCCTGGGCTGGCGCGCGCAAGGACACAACCTGGTGGGACGGCGGCGGCCCCGTGTGCACGCCGCACACCGAGGTGTGCAACGGCAAGGACGACGACTGCGACGGCCAAGTCGATGAAAACGCAACCGCCGAGGTGTGCAACGGCAAGGACGACGACTGCGACGGCAAGATCGACGAAGACTTGGTGCGCACCTGCGGGAGCGACGTCGGTGAATGCAAGCAGGGCCACGAGACCTGCAACGCAGGCAAGTGGGGCGCGTGTGAAGGCGCCATCGGTCCGCAAACGGAGGCTTGCGACGAGCTCGACAACGACTGTGACGGCGAGACCGACGACGAGCAGGTGTGTGAGCTGGAAGAAGCGTGGCAAGCCGCGCTCTTCGACAGCGGCAACCACAGCGACATCAACGGCGACGGCGGCGCTGACCTGTGCGCACTGAGCGAGAGCGGCATCTCGTGCGCTCTTTCGCGGGGAAACCGCTTCGACCCCACACCGGAAGTCAACGTGTTCGACGCCGACTTGGCGTCACCGGGTGTGTTCTCCACCTTGCGCGTCGGCGACGTGAGCGGAGACGGCCGCGCCGATGTGTGCCTGCGCCTGCCGGAAGGCGTGCGCTGCTGGCAAGGCACGGACACCGGGCTTGGAGACGCCATCCTCGGCCCGGAGCTGAGCGACGCCAAGGGCTGGGGCAAGACAGAGTACTTCAGCGCCGTGCGCCTCGCCGACATCGACGGTGACGAAAAGGCTGACCTCTGCGCCCGCGGCAAAGATGGCTTGGCGTGCTACCCGAGTCGCGGCACCAGCTTCGGGGACGCGCGGATCCTCACGGCACTGAGCGACGCCGCGGGCTTCGACGACGTCAATCGCTACGGCACGCTGCGCCTCGGTGATGTGGACGGCGACGGCAAGAGCGATGTCTGCGCCCGTGAGGCCCAGGGCATGGCGTGCTGGCTCGCGACGGATTCAGGCTTCGTCGAGCGCATCGCGGGACCTGGCTGGAGCGACGAAGCCGGCTGGAGCGACTGGCACAACTGGAGCACCATCCGTTTGGCAGACGTCAACGGCGACGGGCGCAGCGACCTGTGCGCTCGCGAAAACGAAGCGTTGCGCTGCTACCTGTTCGACGGCACCGGCTTCACCGAGCGCCTGGATGGCCCCGCGTTGCCGGCTCCGCTCTGGGACACGCGCACGGCGCTCGCTTCCATTCGCATGGCCGATCTCGACGGCGACGGAAAGAGCGACGTGTGTGTGCGCAGCGAACAGGGCCTCGACTGCTGGCTCGCGACGGACACCGGCTTTGATCGCCGGGTGCTGGGCCCGGCGCTCGCGGAGACCGACGGCTGGGCTCTCCCCCAAAACTACCGCACGCTGCGCCTAGGCGACATCAACGGAGATAACCGCGCGGATATCTGCGGTCGCTCTCGCGACGGCATCAAGTGCTGGCCGTACGAAGGCGGCGGCTTTGGCTGGGAGGTCAGCGGACCCCAGTGGAGCGATGGCGCGGGCTGGGACCTGCCAGAGCGCTACCACTCCATTCGCCTGAGCGGCGTGCTCGGCGGTGGTGAAGTGGGAACGGGCGGCGCGGGTGGAATGCCTCACGGAAACGGCGGAGGCGCGGGTGCAGCTAGCGGAGGCGCAGCGAGCGGAGGCGCGGGTGGAGATGCTACCCAGCCGAGCAGCTGCTCAATCGCCGCACACACGGGAAATAGCCAGCAAACGAGCTGGATTGGACTGATGAGCCTCCTCTCGTGGGGGCTCCTACGGCGCCGAGGAAACGGCGCGAAAGAGACGAGGAGAGACTGA
- a CDS encoding alpha/beta hydrolase — protein MTHDTNTSLDQNLNRVRLSDGELEYLDEGSGPAVVLVHPFLTDTRHYRKLVPLLSQNHRVIVPLLQLGAHRVPLPESSSNTPLDLARRVAELIRELRLGPVTLLGNDSGGAISQMVAAHHRDVVARLVLANCDAYEVFPPKEFAYLGVVGRSQALLRLTSWLLQRSKALRHGPLTFGRLSQDRIPDALVKSYCEPLSDPKIARDTAKLCGAFSPRQTLEAARILAAKPLPLRLVWGTADPFFSVQLAERLQRDVQGAVLVRLPQAMAFVPEDDPQALADAVRAIEATDAAQAACTTN, from the coding sequence ATGACTCACGACACGAACACCTCGCTGGACCAGAACCTCAACCGTGTGCGGCTCTCCGACGGAGAGCTCGAATACCTCGATGAAGGCAGCGGCCCGGCCGTGGTGTTGGTGCATCCCTTCCTCACGGACACGCGCCACTACCGCAAGCTGGTGCCGCTCTTGAGCCAGAACCACCGTGTGATCGTGCCGCTGCTGCAGCTCGGCGCGCATCGGGTTCCGCTCCCCGAGAGCTCGAGCAACACTCCGCTCGACCTCGCGCGGCGAGTGGCCGAGCTGATCCGTGAGCTGCGACTTGGACCGGTGACGTTGCTCGGGAACGACAGCGGCGGCGCCATCTCACAGATGGTCGCTGCCCATCATCGCGACGTGGTCGCGCGCCTGGTGCTGGCGAACTGCGACGCCTACGAGGTGTTTCCACCCAAGGAGTTTGCATACCTTGGAGTCGTGGGACGCAGCCAAGCGCTCCTGCGACTGACGAGCTGGCTGCTCCAGCGCTCGAAGGCGCTCCGCCACGGGCCGCTGACCTTTGGGCGGCTCAGCCAGGACCGTATCCCGGACGCGCTGGTCAAGAGCTACTGCGAACCGCTGAGCGATCCAAAGATCGCTCGTGACACGGCGAAGCTCTGCGGCGCTTTCAGTCCCCGTCAGACCCTGGAGGCTGCGCGTATCCTCGCGGCAAAACCGTTACCCCTGCGGCTCGTGTGGGGCACCGCGGATCCCTTCTTCTCCGTCCAGCTCGCGGAGCGCCTCCAGCGTGACGTGCAGGGCGCGGTGCTGGTGCGTTTGCCACAAGCCATGGCCTTCGTCCCCGAAGACGATCCCCAGGCGTTGGCTGACGCAGTCCGCGCAATCGAAGCCACGGATGCTGCGCAAGCCGCTTGCACAACCAACTGA
- a CDS encoding helix-turn-helix transcriptional regulator, giving the protein MERAAFGQMLRYWRQHRRMSQLELSGLAGISGRHLSFLETGRSSPSREMVLGLAEAMDLPLREHNALLDAAGFSARYSELDFGSPELTQVRRMLEIVLERQEPYPVVVLDRHWNVLMSNQAAMRMVGLLLPAETILQMASGKPLNLVHTIFAHAGLKESIENWEAVAHATVLRLSREAAAKDDKQLKQLLQSVLSMPGVPPAWRVLDLGAATNPFIPLVLSRGELRLNLFTTLSAIGTPLDVTLQELSLETYFPADDETELALERLAEGWQPDLNAEAALNAEAPLNARSKVG; this is encoded by the coding sequence GTGGAACGAGCCGCTTTTGGGCAGATGTTGCGCTATTGGCGCCAACACCGACGGATGAGTCAGCTGGAGCTCTCGGGGCTTGCAGGCATTAGCGGGCGCCATTTGAGCTTCCTCGAGACGGGGCGCTCGAGCCCCAGCCGGGAGATGGTGCTCGGCTTGGCGGAGGCGATGGACCTGCCGCTCCGGGAACACAACGCCCTGCTGGATGCGGCCGGTTTTTCCGCGCGGTACTCTGAACTGGACTTCGGCTCGCCGGAGCTCACCCAGGTGCGCCGCATGCTGGAGATCGTGCTCGAGCGCCAGGAGCCGTACCCCGTCGTGGTGCTCGACAGGCACTGGAATGTGCTGATGAGCAATCAAGCCGCCATGCGTATGGTCGGCTTGTTACTCCCGGCGGAAACGATTTTACAGATGGCCAGCGGCAAGCCGCTCAACCTGGTGCACACCATCTTCGCTCACGCAGGCCTCAAGGAGTCGATCGAGAACTGGGAGGCCGTCGCGCACGCAACGGTGCTGCGCCTCTCGCGGGAAGCTGCAGCGAAGGACGACAAGCAGCTGAAGCAGCTCTTGCAGTCGGTGCTCAGCATGCCTGGAGTGCCTCCGGCCTGGCGCGTGCTCGACCTGGGCGCGGCGACGAATCCGTTCATCCCCCTGGTGCTGAGCCGCGGCGAGCTGAGGTTGAATCTGTTCACCACCTTGAGCGCCATCGGTACGCCGCTGGACGTGACCCTACAGGAGCTCAGCCTCGAGACGTATTTCCCCGCGGATGATGAGACGGAGCTCGCCCTGGAGCGCCTGGCAGAGGGCTGGCAGCCGGATTTGAACGCCGAGGCTGCGCTGAACGCCGAGGCCCCGCTGAACGCGCGCTCGAAGGTCGGCTGA
- a CDS encoding MFS transporter encodes MAIVNAPVAAPPSGAPISASRAATLLRVYYVAVFAALGVFVPFFPSWLEARGIRGWELGLVTGVIPLASFFGPLAFGYIADRYALRAAIIRVACGGAVLCIGVLGLMGGLGLPVSLVTVLLLIAAFAFFRSPLVMVADVSAMETPSNYGRLRLWGSLGFMAMALIAGQLLEVKSATGLPLFVGLSLFAAFLTAWFMPARAARPAGPVYDGVKELLSARRFRLFLLVTFFWFASHSGYDLVIGRHLRDLGGTGSHVGIAWGIGVTAEIVLMAFSAPLFRRYSAGALFSVGLFGTMLRWLLLAAAPSLGLALVLQPLHAISFGLTWLSALAVIQEQAPQSARATAQGAFSTASALGGSSGALLWGTLYEAQGGRAVFLVAAGIALLGALTTLRLVGLMRGARAAA; translated from the coding sequence TTGGCCATCGTGAACGCTCCCGTTGCCGCGCCTCCAAGCGGCGCGCCGATCTCCGCCTCCAGGGCGGCGACCTTGTTGCGCGTGTACTACGTGGCTGTCTTCGCGGCGCTCGGCGTGTTCGTGCCGTTTTTCCCCAGCTGGCTCGAGGCGCGCGGGATCCGCGGCTGGGAGCTCGGGTTGGTGACCGGAGTGATCCCCCTGGCGAGCTTCTTTGGGCCGCTGGCGTTTGGCTACATCGCGGATCGCTACGCGCTCCGCGCGGCGATCATCCGCGTCGCCTGCGGGGGCGCGGTCTTGTGCATTGGTGTGCTCGGCCTGATGGGTGGTCTCGGGCTGCCGGTGAGTCTCGTCACGGTGCTCTTGTTGATCGCCGCGTTTGCCTTCTTTCGCTCGCCCCTGGTGATGGTGGCTGATGTGTCGGCGATGGAGACGCCGAGCAACTATGGGCGGCTCAGGCTATGGGGGTCGCTCGGGTTCATGGCGATGGCACTCATCGCTGGTCAGCTGCTCGAGGTGAAGAGCGCGACGGGGCTGCCGCTCTTCGTCGGGCTCAGCTTGTTTGCTGCGTTCCTCACGGCGTGGTTCATGCCTGCTCGTGCGGCGCGGCCCGCCGGGCCGGTGTACGACGGCGTGAAGGAGCTGCTCAGCGCTCGCCGCTTCCGCTTGTTCTTGCTGGTGACCTTCTTCTGGTTTGCGTCCCACTCGGGCTACGACCTGGTGATTGGTCGGCACCTTCGAGATCTCGGCGGCACGGGTTCCCATGTGGGAATTGCGTGGGGTATCGGCGTCACCGCGGAGATTGTCCTGATGGCGTTCTCTGCGCCGCTGTTCAGGCGCTACTCCGCGGGCGCTTTGTTCAGCGTGGGCCTGTTCGGCACCATGCTGCGTTGGCTTTTGCTCGCTGCCGCGCCGAGCCTCGGCTTGGCGCTGGTGCTGCAGCCGCTCCACGCGATCTCTTTTGGCCTGACATGGTTGTCAGCCCTGGCTGTGATCCAGGAGCAAGCGCCCCAGAGCGCCCGGGCGACGGCTCAAGGTGCGTTCAGTACGGCGTCGGCGCTGGGTGGCAGCAGCGGCGCGCTGTTGTGGGGCACCCTGTACGAGGCGCAGGGCGGGCGCGCCGTGTTCTTGGTCGCTGCGGGTATCGCGCTTCTCGGCGCGCTCACCACGTTGCGCCTGGTTGGACTGATGCGCGGGGCTCGCGCGGCAGCCTGA
- a CDS encoding FAD-binding domain, protein MRIAINGTGVAGPTLAYWLRHYGHEPVLFESAPALRTGGYIIDFWGVGYEVARRMGLEAQLQAKGYAMDRLSLVDAGGEETSGMGLDAMRELVGGRFTTIARGDLAALVYGACEGIESHFGTFIVELQEADSGVSAMLSDGTTRDFDLVIGADGLHSHIRRLMFGNTDCEKPLGVHVAAFRVAGYPRRDELTYVSHTVLQKQVARVSLRDDQTLFLLTFRSELLPDRFKPSKVKPSEIKPSEVKQALRQIYADVEWEMPEILQCLAACDDVYFDSVSQIHLDHWTQGRAALIGDAAACASLLAGEGTGLAMTEAYVLAGELQRANGDFAKAFAEYEHKLKGFLEEKQHSALKMASFFAPQSKFAIKVRDWGIALASYPFLTKLVAGRSIRDDFDLPDYQ, encoded by the coding sequence ATGCGAATCGCAATCAACGGAACGGGAGTCGCGGGTCCGACGCTTGCCTATTGGCTGCGCCACTATGGTCACGAGCCGGTGCTCTTCGAGAGCGCACCCGCGCTACGCACTGGCGGCTACATCATCGACTTTTGGGGCGTCGGCTACGAAGTCGCGCGCCGCATGGGACTCGAAGCACAGCTGCAAGCCAAGGGCTACGCGATGGACCGCTTGAGCCTGGTGGACGCAGGGGGGGAGGAGACATCGGGCATGGGACTCGATGCCATGCGTGAGCTGGTTGGCGGGCGCTTCACGACGATCGCGCGCGGCGACTTGGCAGCGCTGGTGTATGGCGCTTGTGAAGGCATCGAGTCCCACTTCGGCACCTTCATCGTCGAGCTCCAAGAGGCGGACAGCGGAGTCAGCGCGATGCTGTCGGACGGTACGACCCGTGACTTCGATTTGGTGATCGGTGCCGACGGGCTGCACTCCCACATTCGGCGACTGATGTTCGGTAACACCGACTGCGAGAAGCCCCTCGGCGTTCACGTCGCAGCGTTTCGCGTCGCTGGCTACCCACGGCGCGACGAACTCACGTATGTGTCCCACACCGTGCTGCAGAAGCAGGTCGCCCGGGTCAGCCTGCGCGACGACCAAACGCTCTTCCTGCTAACTTTCCGCTCGGAATTGCTCCCAGATCGATTCAAGCCGAGCAAGGTCAAGCCCAGTGAGATCAAACCCAGTGAGGTGAAGCAGGCGCTACGCCAGATCTACGCGGACGTGGAGTGGGAGATGCCGGAGATCTTGCAGTGCCTCGCCGCGTGCGACGACGTGTACTTCGACAGCGTCAGCCAGATCCATTTGGATCACTGGACCCAAGGTCGTGCGGCATTGATCGGCGACGCCGCGGCTTGTGCCAGCTTGCTCGCAGGGGAGGGCACCGGCTTGGCGATGACTGAGGCCTATGTGCTCGCCGGCGAGCTCCAGCGAGCCAACGGTGACTTCGCCAAGGCCTTCGCGGAATACGAACACAAGCTCAAAGGCTTCCTCGAGGAGAAGCAACACTCGGCGCTGAAGATGGCCTCCTTCTTCGCGCCCCAGTCGAAGTTCGCAATCAAGGTCCGCGACTGGGGGATCGCTCTCGCGTCTTATCCATTTCTCACCAAGCTGGTCGCCGGGCGCTCCATCCGCGACGACTTCGACTTGCCCGACTACCAGTGA
- a CDS encoding TetR/AcrR family transcriptional regulator — protein sequence MPLPRFYKLDPEQRENLLGAARAEMLEHGYEGASFNRVIERAGISKGAMYYYFADKADLYRTVTEAIAEEAMAAFGELGPVSSAAEYWGGLEAMMQRALTWITAQPQLAEIGKSVYANQGGVLDALRARLLEGVSDVLKQGQNVGAIRTDFPLGLLAEAATGMMMGADRWFAEHFAEMPAEDVMRISYATYGLLRQLLEPPETRPAET from the coding sequence ATGCCGCTTCCTCGATTCTACAAACTGGACCCAGAGCAACGGGAGAACCTCCTGGGCGCCGCCCGCGCGGAGATGCTCGAGCATGGGTATGAAGGCGCGTCGTTCAACCGCGTGATTGAGCGCGCCGGCATCAGCAAGGGCGCGATGTATTACTACTTCGCGGACAAGGCCGATTTGTACCGCACGGTAACGGAAGCGATCGCCGAGGAGGCGATGGCCGCCTTTGGTGAGCTCGGCCCGGTGAGCTCGGCGGCGGAGTACTGGGGCGGCCTGGAGGCCATGATGCAGCGCGCGCTGACGTGGATCACCGCGCAGCCGCAGCTCGCGGAGATTGGCAAGAGCGTGTACGCCAACCAGGGCGGCGTGCTCGATGCCTTGCGGGCTCGCTTGCTGGAGGGCGTGAGCGACGTGCTCAAGCAGGGGCAAAACGTTGGAGCAATCCGCACGGATTTTCCCCTGGGGCTGCTCGCGGAAGCAGCCACCGGGATGATGATGGGGGCCGATCGCTGGTTCGCTGAACACTTCGCGGAAATGCCCGCAGAGGACGTGATGCGGATCTCCTACGCCACCTATGGGTTGCTCAGGCAACTGCTCGAGCCACCTGAAACGCGCCCTGCGGAAACGTAG
- a CDS encoding HEAT repeat domain-containing protein, giving the protein MISRSAFSAARSLLICGALFISTGLGACGATPRPTEPKALSVSEVDSDAEAAPQPLHEDPLLVRQINGLKVQLASCKLVEKKGPSCDAWKAWQELDWRELESARATLFSLLASTDDAVRFAAVYALASDKASITDATEANQLIAALAEEHNEAVRVPIAKLVGQIDFTQNSKAGTLLLDLMDHAPDSDTRTEMSILARKVPGVVARVLRRFEAAAYAERLSIVVMSMYITVEDNCPIYDRALADDQVAEAALGILAIGFCKPLWDKAIAWIPTAKIDPFNSNVATSIKMLCSQPVSDAQRALLLAQAKRLTKHKSSASLRVDALHAVLACDPENGRSFVRGFTSDPDTSVAVPARELSQPPEQE; this is encoded by the coding sequence GTGATTTCGCGCTCTGCGTTCTCCGCCGCTCGGTCGCTGTTGATTTGCGGGGCCCTGTTCATCTCAACTGGCTTGGGCGCTTGCGGCGCCACCCCTCGGCCCACGGAACCCAAAGCGCTGAGTGTCTCCGAGGTCGATTCGGACGCGGAGGCTGCGCCGCAACCGCTGCACGAAGATCCGCTGCTGGTCCGGCAAATCAACGGCCTCAAAGTGCAGCTCGCGAGCTGCAAGCTGGTGGAAAAGAAGGGGCCTAGCTGCGATGCGTGGAAGGCCTGGCAGGAGCTCGACTGGAGAGAGCTCGAATCCGCGCGCGCGACGCTGTTCAGTCTGCTTGCGTCGACCGACGACGCCGTGCGCTTCGCGGCCGTCTACGCGTTGGCGTCGGACAAGGCGAGCATCACGGACGCCACGGAAGCGAACCAGTTGATCGCGGCGCTGGCAGAAGAACACAACGAGGCGGTGCGCGTGCCCATCGCGAAGTTGGTTGGTCAAATCGACTTCACGCAGAACTCAAAGGCCGGGACGCTTCTGCTGGACCTGATGGACCACGCCCCCGATTCGGATACGCGAACCGAAATGTCCATTCTTGCGCGCAAGGTTCCCGGTGTCGTAGCCCGGGTGCTGCGACGGTTCGAGGCGGCAGCGTACGCAGAACGCCTGTCGATCGTCGTGATGAGCATGTACATCACCGTCGAGGACAACTGCCCGATCTATGACCGCGCCCTCGCGGATGACCAGGTCGCGGAGGCTGCGCTTGGGATCCTCGCCATCGGCTTTTGCAAACCGCTCTGGGACAAAGCGATTGCTTGGATCCCTACGGCAAAGATCGACCCGTTCAACAGCAACGTAGCCACGTCCATCAAGATGCTCTGCAGTCAGCCGGTCAGCGACGCGCAGCGCGCGCTCCTACTGGCGCAAGCCAAACGCCTCACGAAACACAAGAGTTCAGCGAGCCTCCGCGTGGACGCGCTGCACGCTGTCCTGGCGTGCGATCCGGAGAACGGCCGCAGCTTCGTCCGCGGCTTCACCTCCGACCCAGATACCAGCGTCGCCGTCCCAGCACGTGAGCTCTCGCAGCCCCCAGAGCAGGAATAG
- a CDS encoding DUF4281 domain-containing protein, producing MPAFLFSLLNGLILPFWLLLIVAPRWRFTQRIVHGAAVFLVLGVVYGVCLFKNGLVPLTDLESGMRAFQEPWLFLAGWTHYLSFDLMVGAWVSRDALRHGVSHWFVVPSLLLTLNLGPLGLLLYLAVRLVVKKRWSLAEA from the coding sequence ATGCCTGCGTTTCTGTTCTCTTTGTTGAACGGCTTGATTCTGCCGTTTTGGTTGTTGCTCATCGTGGCGCCGCGCTGGCGCTTCACCCAGCGCATCGTGCATGGCGCTGCGGTGTTCTTGGTGCTCGGCGTCGTCTACGGCGTGTGTCTGTTCAAGAATGGGCTCGTGCCGCTCACGGATCTCGAGAGCGGCATGCGGGCGTTTCAAGAGCCGTGGTTGTTCCTGGCGGGCTGGACTCACTACCTGTCTTTCGACTTGATGGTGGGGGCTTGGGTGAGTCGCGATGCCCTGCGCCACGGGGTCAGCCATTGGTTCGTCGTCCCGAGCTTGCTCTTGACGCTGAACCTCGGGCCCCTTGGGTTGTTGCTGTATTTGGCGGTTCGCCTGGTGGTGAAGAAGCGTTGGTCACTGGCTGAGGCTTGA